One window from the genome of Rhinolophus ferrumequinum isolate MPI-CBG mRhiFer1 chromosome 22, mRhiFer1_v1.p, whole genome shotgun sequence encodes:
- the LOC117014979 gene encoding small proline-rich protein 3-like, whose translation MSSHQQKQPFVPPPQLQQQQVKQPSQPPPQEPYVPQTKEAFHTKVPQPGHTTVPQPGHTKVPEPYHPKQPEPSKPTFPEQGHTKVPEPVHPKFPEPGQSKTPEPSPSVVIPGPAQQKTKQK comes from the coding sequence ATGAGTTCCCACCAGCAGAAGCAGCCCTTCGTCCCACCCCCTCAGCTTCAGCAGCAGCAGGTGAAACagccctcccagcctcctccccaggAACCATATGTCCCCCAAACCAAGGAGGCGTTCCACACCAAGGTGCCACAACCTGGCCACACCACGGTGCCACAACCTGGCCACACCAAGGTTCCGGAGCCATACCACCCCAAGCAGCCCGAACCAAGCAAGCCTACGTTTCCTGAGCAGGGTCACACCAAAGTCCCTGAGCCGGTCCACCCTAAGTTCCCTGAGCCTGGCCAGTCGAAGACTCCTGAGCCATCTCCCTCAGTGGTcatcccaggcccagcccagcagAAGACCAAGCAGAAGTAA